cttcttccaggaatgctaccttcttctggaaattcctccttgGGTCAAATGGACGCACCTCctgcccggacaatcggtggacaatctggctcaggctctcgaactcctgtgaagcatatttctccttaatgtgtggcaggaggccttggaaggctatatcggccaactgcgcatcagTTAGAGCCAAGGAGTaacacttgttcctgatttcccgaaacctctgtatatacgagggtatcggctcatcacttctttgccggatGCTAGTTAGatcagacagcttcatttcatggactccagcatagaagtatttgtgaaattgcttctctagatcggcccacgtgataatcgagtttggtggcaaagtggtgaaccattggaaagccgatccagacaaagatgacgagaacagccgtacccgcagagcatcttgcgtagctgcttctccgcattggatgatgaatctattcacatgttccacggtagaagtatcatccattccggaaaatttagtgaaatccggaactttgtaccgatgaggaaacggcaacaagtcgtatgtggatgggtatggtgtcctataggtataagtttgcaccttcggcttcaagccgaattgttcttgcatcacttcCGCGATTTGCGCCgcccaatctggttgttgctggggtatGGCTGGCGGTGGAATCGGCGCATGTTGATAAATCGGGGGTTGAATAAAAGAGGATTggtgaaaaggtggtatctgcgTATAAGCCGGCGGcgtagtaaaggacggctgtTTGTAggcaccacttgtttcatcatataacATGAGTTCTGACGTCTTGTGGACCTCCGGAGCggtaggctggtatggtggtatgagcggccgagtggccgtttgggaagGTGTCTGGAATGGAGGATTTCCTTGGttgaccgattgattcaaaccggtcgtgtttaagggtgccccccagggtaaagggaTGACTGGAGGTAGTGGTGCAGTAGACGGCTGAATGGAGCCGTATCCCAACGGAGTTGATGACGTAGAAGCACCAGATCCTCCAACAGAGGATTGGATCGGTTGTGAAgtctgataagcctgatttggtggaatcggctgaaaatacgtaggCCCCCTGTATCCCTGtggtatacctccggcgaaggagttgacaacagcattgtgtaccatgtttgaaagtaccggggattggtttatgaaggcgtgatgaagagattgttgaatcatatcggacattttgtccgaatctTCTGagatcgtgatctggcggggagtaggaaaaggagactttttaatagtttccccgctcctagaacgactgaaggatttcaagcaagttttccggacttgctccaaatactgattcagatcctctttttggtcgtccttcagatctgcttccgtcacttcgatgacgttatcttcggagacttcagcagctttcgacatgacagcggtttgtaatggtcccaccgggcgtgccaaaagtgtgttggcgctagaaatcggtccagcggccgacacacgacccgggagaatctgcttagctcctgttcgggtgaaagccctggtgcggttcgcgcggcgtgccagccaatctgacctgttgattggcaaggaagaacacgtgtcaaattcagtaactacgatcggctaagtttccgatcgggAGAGCTAATCGGCAGTTCGGCCGATTTGCTTATGGTAAATAAATCGGCTACAAGACAGCACGATTCTTacagccttgtagacagaagaATACTAAAGCGATCGGTACGAAGCTTATGAGGATATTACTAGGAAAAGACCTAATCGGCAATGAACGGATCTAACAgcagaaagtaatgaaagccgatactaacgattcctagcaggataactggtgataaaagctaGAGAAATAgataaaaacctatgaatctagttgatatcgataactggtgaataaatctaaacgaaacaacagcgatacgccggaagttaaagcttagatactactcgataaacggaacttacagaatcggccggagatcaagatgatgcagccctgccaacccgcacgaactcgtgagaagaaaaaacaatggcgaagtcgcctgctcggaagtaagtacgaagaacaaagtaacttgttgtattgattgattgttgtgttacatatttacaaaggtagctatttatagccccgtacaaataatcttcttaaccgactaggattctatctctaattcaaacagaaaacaaatatctacaagcacaatccgtgctaaactaactaccccacgcttcgtgggccgAACTCCATCCTATTTTTCCATCTaaccaagcccatacaggcccaccttaaTCTACCTTcttgatcggccgatttcttgtCAGCAACGaattgccgattgggaacctgGCGTATTCACCCGGAAGCGGAGTAAAAGCCACTTGACCGATTCCGCACTGTAGCACTTTTTGACCGATTCCAATATGTATTCCTTTGATTTCCTCCTCctttggcgccgattctactgatgacgaaatccggcgtcaacaagTAATTAGGTCATTCTTAATGgaagtttcattctcattaaataAAGTGCCATGTCAGCGTTTTTGATGGTTAGACGAGTTAATAAAGAAAGAGATGAAATGAGTTTCATGGTGATGAAACCATGTATATACTCTTTCCAACACACTTTGTGTCTTGCAAAGAATGAAACAATGCATTTTGGACACACTATTTCAACCACAAATTAAATGTTCTCTTGCTTAAGTAGGAGGCAGAATACAACTTTAGCCACTAATAATATCCAGCTGCAAAGCTCAAAGCTTATGATAAAAGCCCAAACTCTAGCAAGTAACCACGTTTAATCTTCGGGGACAGATTTGcatatttacctttttagccAAAATATATATTGTTTCCCCCAATTGAttaatattaaatatttttgGAATTTGCTCTTGGTGCGATGGTGGTGTATGTGATGGAAGTAAGCAAATGCAAGAAGTTCTCCAGCTACCAGCGGTCCTCCAGTTCACTGCCCAACTCTTGCACCTGCCACCACCACGGTGCTGCCCTTCTTCTCAGAGAGATCTCTTTACGTTCAGGTGAATTAAGCTCCCTTAAATCATGAAGCTCGACCTCAATTCGCTCGCCGCTAATTCCTCTTCGATGCACCCGCTGAAGTTCAGGTGACCAGTGTATAGCTAGGaactgtaaaaaaaaatgtaaaccgGAAACGAAACATCTCATGGATCCTAGGAACGTGCTTGTGAATGGCCTCCTCTCCCATGGATCTGTCACATCCATAGCCAAGAACCGAAGAATTCCTTTGCATTCATGGCTTCATGCGCATGGAAATACGAAAGGCTGTTGTTCATTAAAAGAGCATACAATGCACGGTAGATCAATCGGTGGAACTTCAATTGGTTCCCATCAGAGAACTGGTGAAACGCCCCTCTGCATTCTCAATTGACGCCCTGCTCACCGGAAACGAAACATCTTCCCATGTGAACGCGCAGCCCTCAACAAGACACCAAGTTCTATATAAGAAGAACTAAGCATCTCAGTCGATTTGTGCCCTGCCCATTGCCATCATTTTCGTTCGCCATGGCTAACAACTCAACCTCTGCACCCAAGCATGGTCAATACCTATCCAAGACGACGTCGAGGTGTGTGGCGGGGAGCGTCGCCGCCATGGACGATTTCGTGGTGACCAGTTTCTCTCTGATCGAAGGAATGGGTACCGGCAAGTTCGTTAGCTCGGCCACCTTCACCGTCGGCGGTCGCGACTGGAACATCAAGCTCTACCCAGACGGGATCTACACAGAGCACAAAGGTTGTGCATCGGTGCTCTTGTATTTTCTTAAAGGAGCAGCAGGTGCGAGGGTTAAGTTCAGTTTAGAATTATGTTTAGTAGACAAAAGCGTTCAAGTGTCGGGAACATTGACACACACCTTTGACTCGATAGGTGGCAACGGGCCGGGGCTGGTTTAAATTCATCAAGAAATCCGAGCTCCAAGAGTTGTTGCCCCCTAAGGATGACAGTTTTACAATCAAGTGTGTTCTAACTGTTATGGACGATCCTCACACACAAGATGTAAGCACAAGCACCGTTATAGTCCCACAGTCAAAGCTGCACCAAGATCTCTCACACATGTTGAAGACCGGGGAAGGCGCAGATGTGACTTTCAGTGTGGGCGCCCAATTGTTCCCTGCTCACAAGTGCATGCTGGCCGCACGGTCCACGGTGTTCAAGGCGGAGTTCTTCGGCGCAATGAAGGAAAGGGATGATCAGTGCATCAAGATTGATGACATGGAGCCTACAATATTCGAGGCACTACTGTACTTCGTCTACACAGGTTCACTGCCAGACGATTGCGATGCTGATGGTAGCAATGTGGCGATGCAGCACTTGTTGGTTGCGGCCGATCGATATGGACTAGACAGGTTAAGGATGATGTGCGAAGCAAAGCTGTGCCAGGATATTGATGCGCAAACAGTTGCCACAACCCTAGTTTTAGCGGAGCAACACCACTGCACCCAGCTCAAAGATGCTTGCCTTGGGTTTATAGCTTCGAGGAACATGCTCGGTGTTGTCATGAAAACCGATGGATTCAAGCATCTCATCACCAGTTGTCCTTTGGTCATGAAGGAGATTTTATATAAGGTCGCTGCTGCCGGGAGCGAGTAGCCTCGCTGGAAATGTAGCTGATATATACCTAGCTGGTACGCACATTGCCTGCAGTATCCATGGTATATTCGATCACTTTCTACTATACTAATGATATATCCCGTAGTACAATCCATGGTatattaaatagattccaattccttggacccaaacggggccttggAGAATTTGTGCTTGATCCACTGAGACAATGAGATCCTATGAATTTTTCAGTAGGCTCTAGCATTATTTTTCCATTCACCTTCTTCCtagttttcatttatttttctttcacactGTGTGCGTGGGTGAAATCTGTTGATTTGGCTTGATATTAGAGCCAAATTCCTCCATTCTGTCCTGCACGTTATTCTTGCAAAAATTTCGTTGCAAGCTGCGTGCCCTTCGATCATGAAAGAGGTTTTAGACGAGGTCGCAGACTCAAGAACAAAGAGTACGCTGAAGGTTTAACTGAATAGTCGTAGTACTGAATTTTAATTGCATCCTATCATCTTAATTTCTACCTTTTCCGATCGGTTTTCTATCATATGACCTCTTATTCAAATCGGCAGAACTCTTATTCAGAAgtgtgtgcttttttttttttgcaatgccAAAGTTCTAAAAAAATTTACGTTTTTTAAATATAAACTCCTTATTCTCCTTTATTACCTTAACCGCTTTTGTGTTCTATCATTCTATGGATGATATGACATCGAATGCGCCGTTGTTGCCGGTCTAGAAATCAGAAAAAGGTTTTCACCTCGACGACGTCCTCATGGGGAAAACGGCGCCCAAGGGCATCGCTATGGTGGACACTACAGCAATCAGTTTTCCGTGAGATAACTGATGCGGCTAGATTGAACCAAACAAGCAGCAAGATCTAACGAAAGGTTCCTATCGCCGTTCTCCTCCGCCCACGGCCAGCGATTCGACGTCGACCCCTGCTGCCCCAGCCATGGACAAGTGCCGATCCGAGACGCCGTCGAGGCTTGTGACGACGAGCGCCCAAGCCTCCCACAATTTCGAGGTGACAGATTTCTCTCTGCTTGAGGGCATGGGCGCGGCGCCGGCAAGTTCGTTAGCTCTAGGACATTCACTGCCGGCGGCCGTGACTGGAACATCATGCTCTACCCCGACGGGtggaaggaggaggacgaggctgCCTATGTGTCGGTCTTCTTGTGTTTCGTTGGCGGCGCAAAGGATCCTAGGACGAAATACACACTGAGCTTATTGGATAAAGATGGGGAAGTACTACTCCACCACCATGCTATCAGAAGTCCTCATCCGGTGGTTACCAGCAAAATGACCGTGGGATGCTACGGTAAAATattaattatattttctaaaacttATGATTTTTTAATCTCTATTACACTATTTTTATTGCACTCAATAGATATTTACTGGAAATCAATAGAATTGTTACTTCACATATTTTCTTCTACTCAATTACTCACTATTCTTTTTTAATTTAAGTAAGACTTCTAGAGACAAAATAAGTACGATAATATTGTACCATGCAACACGACCACGTTTCCAATTCTAATTTCTGATCAAGTCCGCAATGCATATGATCTGCCCTAGCACACACACCCAGCATAGCGTACATTCATCAGTAGGCATGGGGCCATTTCTAAGTGCAAGCAGCAAGCCGCACTTGGCCAGCCCGCACCAACGTTGATCACTGTGTAACATTATATTTCTAGCCGTGTGTAATTTTTATATGTTAAACTCCCAACACATATCATTTTCTTTTGAGCCAATAAAGGACATAAGTTTGGAAACTAAATAGGTAggtacaatttttttaaaaaaatattatacacTTTTTTTTGCAAGCAAAGAATGTTTATAGGATGGAGGAACTGCTACCTATTTGTACCGGTTAAATACCGATTCCCTGCCAGACAGCTGCAACTCTGACGAAAATACGACAATGCAGCACTTGCTAGTTGCCGCGGATCGGTACCGGCTTGAGAGGCTAAGGGTGATGTGCGAAGACAAGCTACGCCATGGTGTTGATGCGCAAACGGTCGCCACCACCCTAGCTTTGGCGAAGCAGCACAACTGTGCGCAGCTCAAAGATGCTTGCATCAGATTTATTGCCTCACGGGACATACTCGATGCTATCATGGAAACAGATGGGTTCAGACATCTCGAAGAAAGCTGCCCTTTGATCCGCGAGGAGATTTCGGACAAGGTTGCCACATTCAGGAGTAGGGAGGACGAGTCTGCAGCAACTCTGGTCATGCAAGAGTAACGAGTTTTAGTAGCTCTTATCAGATTTCTCTTGCATGATTAGTGTATCACTGTGCACATTGCAAGCAGGGCTGAACACTCCTTTTCAAGAATAATGTGTGCCTGATGCCACTGGGAAAACGTGATAAAGTCCTTAGTCATATGCATGAGTAAGAGTACTAAGTTTTAGTTCTACTACCTCCTTTCAGATTTCTCTTCTATGGTGTAACCAGTATTGCTACGTTGGATATTGACCCCTTTATAACCGGTACTGCTAcgttggtactaaaggggtcctttagtaccggatcaaataaccggtactacaCAGTACTTATTGGTACAagttggtattactaaccggTATTAACTTGTTTTTcacccaaaaaataaagaattttttttgaacagCCGGGAGGCTCCcacacgcgcgcggcgtcgcaAGTCACAAATCATGCAATTTTCACGTGTAATATGCTTGTGCACAGTCCACGGGATTGGAACCCGCGACCTTAAGCCTCGCATGTGAAGCATGTGATAGAtgtagatatgctttccttttcaagtaacccgtggagaaacctttagtaccgggtcataacaccatttagtaccgggtggtgttatgatctGGTACTAAAAGGTTAAGGCTTCTGGGACCTCCAAATCTGGACCCGGTAGTCAAAATGTACCTGGTATTAAGTATAGGGATGAATGCTCATATTTGTAGtagtgggtgcaatttactttcTGAATATACGAGACTTTGGCCGTCCACGATTTCAGCCACTACAACAACTCATGGCTGTTTGGTTGTTTCCGCTCCGTTCGGTTGGATATTGACCCCATGTAATCAGGACTCTAGTCAGTTTCCGTTTAGCTATTGGATGCATGCCGAGTTTGTCGGATCAATCAAACGGCAACTGCAAGTAATGAAACACCTTCAACTTCTCGGAACGTATTCATCTGTGACACATACACAGACGTTGACTTGGTCAAGCTTTTCTTCAACCTTTTTTAGCCCTGCAGCCCCTGCTGCCGTGTAATCATCGTCCGTCATTGCCATGGCTAGCAACTCAAGCTCTTCACCAAGCAATCTGTTCCTCGGTGAGACGTCGTCGACATGCCTGACACACAGCGTCACCGTGGCGCACAAGTTCCAGGTGACAGATTTCTCGCTGCTCGAGGGCATAGGCGTCGGCAAGCACGTCAGCTCGACCCCCTTCAGCGTCGGCGGCTGCGACTGGAGCCTCAACGTGTACCCCGACGGCACGAGCGCGGGTGAAAAAATCCCTCATGTATCGGTGTACCTGTGCCTTCTCAAAGGACCAACTCCGGGCGTGAGGGTGAAGTTCAGATTAGGGTTACTTGACAAAGATGGCAAGCTTGTGTTGAGGCCACAAGGCTCTGCGCTCTCCAAAACCTTCCTCGAGTCCGCAGGCCGCGACTGCGGCCTCGACAAGTTCATGAGGAAACCCGACCTGCAAGAATTCCTGCATCGCAACAATGACTGCTTCACGGTCAGGTGTGCTCTGACAGTCATTAAGGAGTCTCAATCGTCGGAAGATAACAAGATCGCAGTGCCTCCGTCGAACCTGTGCCAAGATTACGCTGCCAtgctgaagaagaaggaaggtGCTGATGTGACGTTCAATGTCGATGGCCAATTGTTCCCTGCTCACAGATGCGTGCTCGCTGCACGGTCACCGTTTTTTCAGGCTGAGTTCTTTGGCCCGATGAAGAAGAAGCCTGCACAGGACATCATGATCGGTGACATCAAGCCCACCATCTTTGAGGCTCTTCTTCAGTTCATGTACACAGATTCCCTACCTGATGATTACAACGCCGAGGACAATGTGACAGTATGGCAGCATCTGCTAGTTGCTGCGGATCTGTATGGACTAGAGAGGCTGAGGCTCATTTGCGAAGACAAGCTGTGCTGTAGCATCAATGTGCAGACCGTTGCAAGCACCTTTGCTTTGGCAGAGCAACATAGCTGTGTTCAACTTAAGGATAAGTGCCTCCAATTTATTGCCTCCCGGGCTGTGCTTGGTGCCGTCATGGAAACCGATGGGTTCAAGGATCTTGTCGCAAGCCGCCCTTTGGTCATGAAGGAGATTCTAGATAAGGTTGCTGTTGTCAAGGATGATGAGTAACACAGGAGTTTAATCATGCGAACTCTGCTATATCTATATGTTTAGTCATTTTTTTCGTAAAATGTTTAGTCATATTTGAACCAGTTTCTATTATACGACTGATGTATCCATTACGTTGAATAAATCCTGTACCAGTGTAGATTACCTCTATTATCTAGAAAAAATTATTTCGTTTCACCATTTTCATTGCACAACCATAAACTTATGATATTCTTGCAAAAGCATCTACGCCGATTTGGGTATACTGATCAAGCTTTATCGGTTGTTTCTGGAGAGACTAGTATACTAATCAAACTAAGATTAAATTCTTCCACCTATTTTTCGCATGCTGAAATTTGCTTTGTTTTGtatattttttcattttcttagtTAAATGGATTTGAATTTGGAGTTTTAAACTTCTACTGGTAATTTCTAAAATGAGTATTTTTAGAAGTATTGGATGCTCCAAGACAAAAAAACATGCATGTGTACCAAATAATTTCCCTATTTATATTTGTGGACTAGTAGGTACAGTAGTTCATAACTCAAACTCCATGGCTTCAGGTAGTTCTGCTGCAGATTTGCTCCCTTAAAGATGGGACATCGATTTCTTCGCCGAATGGTTAATATGGAAGCGATGAGTTCTCGAACTGACGACCAGCCAGTCCCTGCTATTGGACATATCAGAACAGGTAGCAGCATTGTTGTTCAGTGAAGGCTCAACTGACAAGTATGTATAAATTGAATGTTAAGAGAAGTAGCATGTGTTCGTGCGAGAATTGTATATTTTTGTCTATAATATACAGAGCTGGCAGAGAATACAATGATGAACCGTACAAATTTGAAGAAATTCAAACACCTCTGTAATCTTAATTATTGTTATATATCTCTGCAGAAGCAGCTCACAATTCGTCTATCTTTTCAGCTTTCTCATGGCTCAGTTCTTCTCTCGTAAACTGAAAAGAAAGCCCCAGGACCAAAGAACTACAAAAGTCAATGAGCACATGATAGCAGATTGCTCAAAACGTACGAATGTGAAAGGATATTTCTTCTGTGAAGTTACTAACTGTGATTTGATTTAATCAGCAAATGGGAACTTTTAACATAGCCGGTGCACTTGAATTTGATGATCACTAATCTGACACTGAAGAATGGGTAACCGTTCCCCAAAGAAAAATGCAGCCCGTTCTTGGACCCATTCCTGAACTACATGGAGAATAAGGCGCGATCGTAGAGCGCACCGCGGCAACGCTCCTCATCGGCGTCccagacggcggcggcctcgccgtGCCCATCGTGCTGCG
This portion of the Setaria viridis chromosome 7, Setaria_viridis_v4.0, whole genome shotgun sequence genome encodes:
- the LOC117864848 gene encoding BTB/POZ and MATH domain-containing protein 2-like, whose protein sequence is MDDPHTQDVSTSTVIVPQSKLHQDLSHMLKTGEGADVTFSVGAQLFPAHKCMLAARSTVFKAEFFGAMKERDDQCIKIDDMEPTIFEALLYFVYTGSLPDDCDADGSNVAMQHLLVAADRYGLDRLRMMCEAKLCQDIDAQTVATTLVLAEQHHCTQLKDACLGFIASRNMLGVVMKTDGFKHLITSCPLVMKEILYKVAAAGSE
- the LOC117864849 gene encoding BTB/POZ and MATH domain-containing protein 6-like gives rise to the protein MASNSSSSPSNLFLGETSSTCLTHSVTVAHKFQVTDFSLLEGIGVGKHVSSTPFSVGGCDWSLNVYPDGTSAGEKIPHVSVYLCLLKGPTPGVRVKFRLGLLDKDGKLVLRPQGSALSKTFLESAGRDCGLDKFMRKPDLQEFLHRNNDCFTVR
- the LOC117864850 gene encoding BTB/POZ and MATH domain-containing protein 2-like, which gives rise to MLKKKEGADVTFNVDGQLFPAHRCVLAARSPFFQAEFFGPMKKKPAQDIMIGDIKPTIFEALLQFMYTDSLPDDYNAEDNVTVWQHLLVAADLYGLERLRLICEDKLCCSINVQTVASTFALAEQHSCVQLKDKCLQFIASRAVLGAVMETDGFKDLVASRPLVMKEILDKVAVVKDDE